A window from Gemmatimonadaceae bacterium encodes these proteins:
- a CDS encoding alpha/beta fold hydrolase, whose product MGRRLLLVVGASVVLAAPAAAAPVAPCLVAGPACTEWVVLGGGPSRSLVYRTYSLDKRNDAVTRVLVSIHGAARDADNYFRSTLAAGFLADALDNTLIIVPRLASNDGAGCRDILSPNEISWNCNSWRSGGPANSNAAVTSFDFLDEILRKVARKDVFPNLKAIVVVGHSAGGQVVNRYEMANQVHDKLGVPVTYVVANPSSYAYPDSVRPTQAAYAITANPPGYIPEISPNESLFRAFRDARNCTTYDQWPYGLRNHTGYAAKETDGQLRQQLASRPTTYLLGQLDILPLAGFDGSCAAMAQGPTRLARGEAFARVVNEKLGAHHVVAVVPLCGHNARCMYTSDVALPLLFPKTENAQP is encoded by the coding sequence ATGGGTCGTCGTCTGCTGCTCGTCGTTGGAGCGAGTGTCGTCCTTGCCGCGCCCGCGGCCGCCGCGCCGGTCGCGCCTTGTCTCGTTGCCGGTCCCGCCTGCACCGAGTGGGTAGTCCTCGGCGGCGGTCCGAGCCGATCGCTCGTCTATCGCACGTACTCGTTGGACAAGCGCAACGACGCGGTCACTCGCGTGCTCGTGAGCATTCATGGCGCCGCTCGCGACGCCGACAACTACTTCCGGTCGACCCTTGCCGCGGGCTTTCTTGCCGACGCGCTCGACAACACCCTCATCATCGTTCCGCGCCTGGCCTCGAACGACGGCGCCGGGTGCCGCGATATTCTCTCGCCTAACGAGATAAGCTGGAACTGTAACAGCTGGCGCTCGGGCGGCCCGGCGAACAGCAATGCGGCGGTCACTTCCTTCGATTTCCTCGACGAGATCCTGCGCAAGGTCGCACGCAAGGACGTCTTCCCCAATCTCAAGGCGATCGTCGTCGTCGGGCACTCCGCGGGCGGTCAGGTCGTCAATCGCTACGAGATGGCCAATCAGGTCCACGACAAGCTCGGCGTCCCGGTGACGTATGTCGTCGCGAATCCGTCGAGCTACGCCTACCCTGATAGCGTTCGGCCGACACAGGCGGCGTACGCGATCACAGCCAATCCGCCCGGGTACATCCCCGAGATCTCGCCTAACGAGTCGCTGTTCCGGGCATTCCGCGACGCGCGCAACTGCACCACGTATGATCAGTGGCCGTACGGCCTGCGCAACCACACCGGCTACGCCGCGAAGGAGACAGACGGCCAGCTACGCCAGCAGCTCGCTTCGCGACCGACGACGTATCTCCTCGGCCAGCTCGACATCCTGCCCCTCGCCGGCTTCGACGGCTCCTGCGCCGCGATGGCGCAGGGCCCCACCAGACTGGCCCGGGGCGAAGCGTTTGCGCGAGTAGTGAACGAGAAACTCGGCGCCCATCACGTCGTCGCCGTCGTCCCGCTCTGCGGACACAACGCCCGGTGCATGTACACGTCCGACGTCGCGCTCCCGCTGCTCTTCCCGAAGACGGAGAACGCACAGCCTTAA
- a CDS encoding esterase-like activity of phytase family protein, protein MTFMQFRAEASRLGVLLAASAALACGTDHSAPTAPALSGPQFSRQSARDANSLPVVTGVRVARMLPNDTLATINGVHVFHGGFGSALESSPDGPNVLYSLTDRGPNVGGTGNDKLFVVPNFHPQIGVFRQHGDILKRERVIVLKDEMGKPLTGLPPASGGSTGEVPKTLDGTLLANDPNGIDSEGLRAMRDGTFWVSDEYGPFLVHFDRTGRTIERDSPFGGPHPLPAVLALRQPNKGMEGLASIDNGRVLVGVIQNPLNNPASAVKNSKLLRMLVFDTKTGATKQLAYLLDDPKYGVSEIEAVSPTQFLVDERDGKFFGDPAGASVQKKIYVVDIDGATDVSDPANGPTGLTIGGKTLEQMSETDLATNGIVPVKKQLLIDMLAFGYTHDKAEGVTITDGGRTIAVSNDDDFGVTDDGNGHLIQKVLPSGAIDHNEVWFFRLSKSIYDR, encoded by the coding sequence ATGACCTTCATGCAGTTTCGCGCCGAGGCGTCGCGGCTCGGCGTCCTCCTTGCTGCGTCAGCTGCCCTTGCCTGCGGCACTGATCATTCCGCGCCGACAGCGCCCGCCCTCAGCGGACCGCAGTTCTCCCGGCAGTCCGCCCGCGACGCCAACTCGCTGCCGGTGGTGACCGGCGTGCGGGTGGCGAGAATGCTGCCTAACGACACACTGGCGACGATCAACGGCGTGCACGTCTTCCACGGCGGGTTCGGCTCGGCGCTGGAGTCGTCGCCCGACGGGCCGAACGTGCTCTACTCGCTCACCGATCGTGGTCCGAACGTGGGCGGCACCGGGAACGACAAGCTCTTCGTCGTGCCGAACTTTCACCCGCAGATTGGCGTCTTCCGCCAGCACGGCGACATCCTGAAGCGCGAGCGAGTGATCGTGCTGAAGGACGAAATGGGCAAGCCGCTAACGGGCCTGCCGCCAGCCAGTGGTGGAAGCACGGGTGAGGTTCCAAAGACGCTCGACGGTACGCTACTCGCCAACGATCCGAACGGCATCGACAGCGAGGGGCTTCGCGCGATGCGTGACGGCACGTTCTGGGTCTCGGACGAGTATGGTCCGTTTCTCGTACACTTCGACCGTACTGGACGGACGATCGAGCGCGATTCGCCGTTCGGCGGTCCGCATCCGCTGCCGGCCGTGCTGGCGCTGCGCCAGCCGAACAAGGGGATGGAGGGTCTGGCGTCGATCGACAACGGCCGGGTGTTGGTGGGCGTCATTCAGAATCCGCTCAACAATCCAGCGTCGGCGGTGAAGAACTCGAAGCTACTGCGGATGCTGGTGTTCGACACGAAGACCGGCGCGACGAAGCAGCTCGCCTATCTGCTCGATGATCCGAAGTATGGTGTGAGCGAGATCGAGGCGGTGTCGCCGACGCAATTTCTCGTCGACGAGCGCGACGGCAAGTTCTTCGGCGATCCGGCGGGCGCGTCCGTCCAGAAGAAGATCTACGTCGTCGACATCGACGGCGCGACGGACGTCAGCGATCCGGCGAACGGTCCAACCGGCCTAACGATTGGCGGGAAGACGCTCGAGCAGATGAGCGAGACCGATTTGGCCACCAACGGCATCGTGCCGGTGAAGAAGCAACTCCTCATCGACATGCTCGCTTTCGGTTACACGCACGACAAGGCAGAAGGTGTGACGATCACCGACGGCGGACGCACGATCGCGGTGTCGAACGACGACGACTTCGGCGTGACGGACGACGGGAACGGGCACCTGATACAGAAAGTGCTTCCGTCGGGCGCGATCGATCACAACGAAGTCTGGTTCTTCCGTCTCAGCAAGTCGATTTACGATCGTTAA
- a CDS encoding MFS transporter, translating to MTATSRPRLNPAEMFNMSIGFLGIQFGWGLQLANMSAIYERLGASPDDVPLLWLAAPLTGLLVQPVIGALSDRTWGPLGRRRPYFLTGAILASIALFVMPTSRSLLMAASLLWILDASINISMEPFRAFVADKLPMSQRTEGFVMQSLMIGIGASFANALPWVFARLGVTGNTASGIPLSVKYSFQVGAAAFLIAVLWTVFTTAEFPPEDMAAFERARKDRRGLGPLLVDIGESLRQMPATMRQLAVVQFVTWLGLFCMWLYFVPAVARHVFGATDPKSALYTRGIEWGGFTFAFYSITCFLVALVLPRIAEATSRKLVHALSLLCGGIGLLSVVLIHNQYVLLLTMVGVGIAWASILSMPYAILSTALPPQRMGVYMGIFNFFIVTPEIAAGSLFGRFSRATFGAGNPQTPLYFVMIGGVCMLVAAALVGIVDDRAVREVPEAAIVRADEVEPLLVPESAQPVPSSGMPGRKH from the coding sequence ATGACCGCGACATCGAGACCACGCCTGAATCCCGCCGAGATGTTCAACATGAGCATCGGATTTCTCGGCATTCAGTTCGGTTGGGGACTGCAATTGGCGAACATGTCCGCCATCTATGAACGTCTCGGCGCGAGTCCGGACGACGTGCCCCTCCTCTGGCTGGCCGCGCCGCTCACGGGACTTCTCGTGCAGCCGGTGATCGGCGCGCTGAGCGATCGCACGTGGGGCCCGTTAGGCAGACGCCGGCCCTACTTCCTCACGGGCGCCATTCTCGCGTCGATCGCGCTGTTCGTCATGCCGACCTCTCGGAGCCTGCTGATGGCGGCGAGCCTTCTGTGGATTCTGGACGCATCGATCAACATCTCGATGGAGCCGTTCCGCGCCTTCGTCGCCGACAAGCTGCCCATGTCACAGCGGACGGAAGGCTTCGTTATGCAGTCTCTCATGATCGGCATCGGCGCCAGCTTCGCGAATGCTTTACCATGGGTATTCGCTAGACTCGGAGTCACCGGGAACACGGCCAGCGGCATTCCTCTTTCCGTGAAGTATTCGTTTCAGGTCGGCGCCGCCGCGTTCCTCATCGCCGTGCTCTGGACCGTGTTCACGACTGCAGAGTTCCCCCCTGAAGACATGGCGGCCTTCGAGCGCGCCAGGAAGGATCGCCGTGGACTCGGCCCATTACTCGTCGACATCGGCGAATCGCTTCGGCAAATGCCGGCGACGATGCGTCAACTCGCTGTCGTACAGTTCGTCACATGGCTCGGCCTCTTTTGCATGTGGCTGTACTTCGTACCTGCAGTCGCGCGTCACGTTTTCGGAGCGACAGATCCAAAATCGGCGCTGTACACGCGCGGTATCGAGTGGGGCGGGTTCACCTTTGCGTTCTATTCAATCACCTGCTTTCTGGTCGCTCTCGTGCTCCCCCGCATCGCCGAAGCAACAAGCAGAAAGCTGGTGCACGCTCTTTCGCTCCTTTGCGGTGGCATCGGCTTGTTGTCCGTCGTCCTAATCCACAATCAGTATGTGCTCCTCCTAACGATGGTCGGCGTCGGTATCGCCTGGGCGTCGATTTTGTCCATGCCTTACGCGATTCTCTCGACCGCACTGCCGCCGCAACGGATGGGCGTTTACATGGGCATCTTCAACTTTTTCATCGTGACGCCCGAGATCGCAGCCGGCTCGCTATTCGGTCGGTTTTCGCGCGCGACTTTCGGCGCCGGGAATCCGCAGACGCCGCTTTATTTTGTCATGATCGGCGGCGTCTGCATGCTCGTCGCCGCCGCGCTCGTCGGCATCGTCGACGATCGAGCCGTCCGCGAGGTGCCGGAGGCGGCGATCGTCCGCGCCGACGAGGTCGAGCCGCTGCTCGTGCCGGAATCCGCGCAACCGGTCCCGAGCAGCGGCATGCCTGGCCGCAAGCACTGA
- a CDS encoding alpha-amylase family glycosyl hydrolase, protein MIKRIGGLLGLALALTSSAALAQRSPRWVRGTTCYEVFVRSFYDSDEDGVGDIKGLTAKLDYINDGNPRSQHSLGARCIWLMPIVESPSYHGYDATDYYKVAHAYGTNDDFKQLVAEAHKRGIRVLVDMVLNHTSNEHPWFQAAMRDTTSPYRAWYRWSPTKPDQKGPWGQDVWYKSPVRDEYYYAVFWSGMPDLNYATPAVRDEAKKIARFWLEEMGVDGFRLDAVPFLMEDGGKLAGSPGTHALLHEYADYVHRVRPDAFTVGEVYDSIGTMLTYYPNQLDSYFAFEVADSIIAAVRRGSAQGLLAPVQRLQAAMPNDRWSPFLRNHDQPRTRTEVGGDMREARLASLLLLTMPGVPFVYYGEEIGMVGTKPDERIRTPMQWRRGHADGFTTGTPWETLQDDSLTTTVEAEDGDPGSVLTMNRRLIHLRSATPSLAEGTLVPLRASEEGVAAYARRLGDRVVIVVANLTTAPIREVSISGDAGGLPPGTWRVHDLLSGSIVAPAEVDTDGRLRDYEPLRELAPLEGYVLELHR, encoded by the coding sequence ATGATCAAGCGCATTGGTGGGCTCCTCGGGCTGGCGCTCGCTCTCACGTCGAGTGCGGCACTCGCACAGCGCTCACCGCGGTGGGTGCGTGGGACCACCTGCTACGAGGTGTTCGTCCGCTCGTTCTACGACAGCGATGAGGACGGCGTCGGTGATATCAAGGGACTCACGGCGAAGCTCGACTACATCAACGACGGCAATCCACGCAGCCAACACAGCCTCGGTGCGCGCTGCATCTGGTTGATGCCGATCGTCGAGTCGCCGAGCTATCACGGCTACGACGCGACCGACTATTACAAAGTCGCGCATGCCTACGGCACGAATGACGACTTCAAGCAGCTCGTTGCCGAGGCACACAAGCGCGGGATCAGGGTGCTCGTCGACATGGTGCTGAACCACACGTCGAACGAGCATCCGTGGTTCCAGGCGGCAATGCGGGACACGACGTCGCCGTACCGTGCCTGGTATCGCTGGTCGCCAACCAAGCCGGATCAGAAAGGTCCGTGGGGTCAGGACGTGTGGTACAAGTCGCCGGTGCGCGACGAGTATTACTACGCGGTGTTCTGGAGCGGGATGCCGGACCTGAATTACGCGACACCAGCCGTGCGGGACGAGGCGAAGAAGATCGCACGCTTCTGGCTCGAGGAGATGGGCGTCGACGGATTCCGTCTCGATGCAGTGCCCTTTCTCATGGAGGATGGCGGCAAACTCGCCGGCAGTCCCGGCACGCACGCGTTGCTTCACGAATACGCCGACTACGTGCATCGAGTACGACCGGATGCATTCACGGTTGGCGAGGTGTACGACAGCATTGGCACGATGCTGACGTACTACCCGAATCAACTGGACTCATACTTTGCCTTCGAGGTCGCGGACAGCATCATCGCTGCCGTGCGACGGGGCTCGGCGCAGGGACTTCTCGCGCCGGTGCAGCGACTCCAGGCAGCAATGCCCAACGATCGCTGGTCGCCGTTTCTTCGCAATCACGACCAGCCGCGGACGCGGACGGAGGTGGGCGGGGACATGAGGGAGGCGAGGCTCGCGTCGCTTCTCTTGCTCACGATGCCGGGTGTGCCATTCGTGTATTACGGGGAAGAGATTGGAATGGTCGGGACGAAGCCGGACGAGCGCATCCGCACGCCGATGCAGTGGCGGCGCGGGCACGCCGACGGGTTCACAACGGGAACGCCGTGGGAGACGCTGCAGGATGACTCGTTGACGACGACGGTCGAGGCGGAGGATGGCGACCCGGGCTCCGTCCTGACGATGAATCGTCGACTCATCCATCTCAGGTCGGCGACGCCGTCGCTGGCCGAGGGGACCCTGGTTCCCTTGCGGGCGAGCGAGGAGGGCGTCGCGGCCTATGCGCGACGCCTTGGCGACCGCGTCGTGATCGTGGTCGCCAACCTAACGACTGCACCGATCCGCGAGGTCTCGATCAGCGGCGATGCAGGCGGGTTGCCACCGGGCACGTGGCGCGTTCACGATTTATTGAGTGGGTCGATCGTTGCGCCGGCTGAAGTCGATACGGACGGACGCCTTCGGGACTACGAGCCGCTGCGGGAATTGGCGCCCCTCGAGGGGTACGTCCTCGAGCTCCATCGTTAG